A window from Bacteroidia bacterium encodes these proteins:
- a CDS encoding NAD-dependent epimerase/dehydratase family protein, with the protein MKILVTGANGFIGSNLTRQLLSEGHEVKAMVLPGTSLKNLDGLTCEIVYSDITKVETLQGKLNDVELVYHLAALPSAAWTRTIFKVNFQGTKNLLEEAIRCNVKRFVFMSSLVVHGFRNFKNADEATPLMKPGILTRPYTASKIKCEELLQANKSKIEVVIIRPGFQIFGPNDLLTSKEILSRIEKRQLLAYLGSGNNRLGFVYVDNLVFGLVCAGMESKAAGQTYIIADHDPEFIESKNLFPLFAEKLGFQAKPIAIPKALVLPIALMVDVLHFTFLRKKMPIFSTYIVQTATHDLHFSSQKARSEIGFYSKTKLPEGLERTISWYKNLKS; encoded by the coding sequence ATGAAAATTCTGGTTACAGGTGCAAATGGATTTATTGGAAGTAATCTAACCAGGCAGCTTCTTTCGGAAGGTCATGAGGTAAAGGCCATGGTTTTGCCTGGAACTTCCCTCAAAAATCTGGATGGACTTACTTGCGAAATTGTTTATTCGGATATTACCAAGGTGGAAACCCTACAAGGGAAATTAAACGATGTGGAATTGGTTTACCATTTGGCGGCATTACCATCGGCCGCCTGGACCAGAACAATTTTTAAAGTAAATTTTCAAGGTACAAAAAATCTATTGGAAGAGGCTATTCGATGTAATGTTAAGCGATTTGTGTTTATGAGCTCCCTGGTTGTTCATGGGTTTAGGAATTTTAAAAATGCAGATGAAGCAACTCCTCTAATGAAACCCGGTATCTTGACAAGACCTTACACTGCTTCAAAAATTAAATGTGAAGAATTGCTGCAAGCAAATAAATCAAAAATTGAAGTGGTCATTATCAGACCCGGTTTTCAGATTTTTGGTCCCAACGATTTGCTAACCAGTAAGGAAATTCTATCCCGAATCGAAAAGAGACAACTTTTAGCCTATTTAGGATCAGGGAATAATCGACTTGGATTTGTTTACGTCGATAACTTGGTTTTTGGTTTGGTTTGTGCAGGGATGGAGTCTAAGGCAGCCGGACAAACCTATATCATAGCCGACCACGATCCGGAATTCATTGAATCTAAAAACTTGTTTCCTCTTTTTGCCGAAAAATTAGGTTTCCAGGCAAAGCCAATTGCAATTCCTAAAGCTTTGGTATTGCCAATAGCCTTGATGGTGGATGTGTTGCATTTTACGTTTTTGCGAAAGAAGATGCCAATATTTAGTACCTATATTGTTCAAACTGCCACCCACGACCTCCATTTCTCTTCTCAAAAAGCTAGAAGCGAAATAGGATTCTATTCTAAAACTAAACTTCCTGAGGGCTTAGAAAGGACAATTAGTTGGTACAAAAACCTAAAGTCTTGA
- a CDS encoding CPBP family intramembrane metalloprotease, with amino-acid sequence MNFQQLVWRHVWDKTAIKVCLIIYPLVLASTWFSSSEPVLQAEYPLSKQIGHSWMVFGVYQLLYFFYFFGYETMFRGFLQFGWLNSKPSFKDIGIILVIQTILTTLFHIGKPDTEILMAALFGPVFGFVSIRFNSIWYGMIIHYLMNVCMDFFILHRLHLEPQIWF; translated from the coding sequence ATGAACTTTCAACAGCTGGTTTGGCGACATGTGTGGGATAAAACGGCAATTAAGGTTTGTTTAATTATTTATCCTTTGGTATTGGCTTCAACCTGGTTTTCTTCCTCTGAACCAGTTTTACAAGCCGAATACCCTTTGTCTAAACAAATTGGTCATTCTTGGATGGTTTTTGGAGTATACCAGCTCCTCTATTTCTTCTATTTCTTTGGTTATGAAACCATGTTCAGGGGATTTCTGCAATTTGGCTGGCTAAATTCAAAGCCTTCATTCAAAGATATTGGCATCATCCTGGTTATTCAAACCATTTTGACTACCTTGTTTCATATTGGCAAACCCGATACGGAAATATTAATGGCTGCCTTATTTGGCCCTGTTTTTGGTTTTGTATCTATACGTTTTAATTCTATCTGGTATGGAATGATTATCCATTATCTAATGAATGTTTGTATGGATTTTTTTATTCTTCATCGTCTCCATTTAGAGCCTCAAATTTGGTTTTAA